Proteins encoded together in one Telopea speciosissima isolate NSW1024214 ecotype Mountain lineage chromosome 6, Tspe_v1, whole genome shotgun sequence window:
- the LOC122665491 gene encoding uncharacterized protein LOC122665491 gives MRVELPRGFKPPFFEAYDRKTDPNNHISYFNVMMIVYDGSNVVSCHSFPTSLKGPTVLWFAKLKLNSIRSFTELARAFVSRFQSSVKQKKMAVNLLAMKKWPDESIRDYITHFNGEALEIKDLDGGMPFNVLHNGITNLDLVKSLTLESITTVFQLLDQCYQYANMFDIMKARRTVDPKAKEKEEKKDTKKPRLDRY, from the coding sequence ATGAGGGTCGAGCTCCCTCGAGGTTTTAAACCACCTTTCTTTGAGGCTTATGATAGGAAGACTGACCCCAACAACCATATTAGTTACTTCAACGTGATGATGATAGTATACGACGGGTCTAACGTTGTGTCATGTCACTCTTTCCCAACCTCCCTGAAGGGACCAACGGTGCTCTGGTTCGCCAAGCTAAAGCTCAACTCCATAAGAAGTTTCACGGAGCTGGCCAGAGCATTCGTGAgccgcttccaaagcagtgtcaagcaaAAAAAGATGGCCGTGAACTTGTTAGCAATGAAGAAGTGGCCCGATGAGTCCATACGGGACTATATCACTCACTTTAATGGAGAAGCCCTAGAGATCAAGGACCTAGATGGTGGCATGCCCTTCAATGTGCTGCACAATGGAATAACCAACCTTGACCTAGTGAAATCGCTCACCCTTGAATCAATCACCACCGTGTTCCAACTACTTGATCAGTGCTATCAGTACGCCAACATGTTTGACATCATGAAGGCACGAAGAACAGTTGACCCcaaagcaaaagagaaagaagaaaagaaagataccaAGAAGCCGAGGTTAGATCGGTACTAA
- the LOC122665492 gene encoding uncharacterized protein LOC122665492, giving the protein MTALFDKIMSIRLPKEFKMLTLEYYNGTTNPVQHLEGFNSLMAFCGALGPIMCRAFPTFLWKAARTWFNRLEPKSIKAFRKLSSTFLTAFASSWSFKKTPVSMTTVKQRTDESLRSYLTMFNQVKLEVEDLDPAVEFTALLSGINDKDLNWELYKKQLDNLTELRACLEEYMNTLETLDAKFKT; this is encoded by the coding sequence ATGACGGCACTTTTTGACAAGATAATGAGCATCCGACTCCCCAAAGAATTCAAAATGCTGACATTGGAGTACTACAACGGCACCACAAATCCAGTGCAGCATCTGGAAGGCTTCAACTCACTCATGGCTTTTTGTGGAGCCTTGGGCCCTATTATGTGTCGAGCCTTCCCCACGTTCCTATGGAAAGCAGCCAGGACGTGGTTCAATCGATTAGAGCCTAAGTCGATCAAAGCCTTTCGAAAGCTGAGCTCAACATTCTTGACAGCTTTCGCAAGTAGCTGGAGTTTCAAGAAGACACCTGTAAGTATGACCACAGTGAAACAGAGGACCGACGAGTCCCTCAGATCATACCTCACCATGTTCAACCAGGTGAAGTTGGAGGTAGAAGACCTAGACCCGGCAGTCGAGTTCACTGCCCTTCTATCCGGGATCAACGATAAGGATCTCAATTGGGAGCTTTACAAGAAACAGCTTGACAATCTCACTGAGCTGCGTGCATGCCTGGAAGAGTACATGAACACCTTGGAGACCCTTGATGCAAAATTCAAGACTTAG